A region from the Pelobates fuscus isolate aPelFus1 chromosome 3, aPelFus1.pri, whole genome shotgun sequence genome encodes:
- the LOC134603690 gene encoding protocadherin gamma-B5-like — MRMETLDLQNCRGIRWQVIFSFLFSWLCHSISGHIHYSIDEEMRKNSVIGNIAKDLGLDVKQFKFHRFRIISRISEKYFSVNLDNGNLYVKDRIDRETLCGAEAPCLLTFDAVVENPLNVSRVSIEILDINDNTPRFFNDIATLKIIETISVGARFVLQNAEDPDIGINSIQTYKLSDNQHFTLSEKNRTNGSKFPELVLEKPLDRETQNIHELILTAVDGGNPIRSGTSLIKIITTDVNDNFPTFTQEEYKVSIRENIPINSSVFSVSATDKDEGSNAEIAYSFTKSTGNVHNADTFIINSTTGEIKTSKNLDFEIMRNYEMSVQAKDGGDLVTHCKVLIEILDENDNAPEITIASLSTPIPEDSAPGTMIALLEVHDQDAGENGLVDCQIMERVPFKLMLSSDNYYRIVTTSAMDREKVSRYNITITASDRGSTPLSTKKTIRLDISDVKDNPPLFTQSTYLAYVPENNLPGASIYCIHASDLDSGDNAKVIYTMPSANRDDFAVSSYFSINIESGVLYAQRSFDYEQHKEFVIQITAKDKGFPSLSSNSTLIIHIMDQNDNAPKILYPSTESGGSSSFEMVPLTTEEEVLITKVIAVDADSGHNAWLSYHFIQISEPFPFTISQRTGEIRTIRPLSEKDVWKHKVVVMVKDNGSPSLSTTVTVSFIAADNFQQMLPKLNNPFSNDEPKS, encoded by the coding sequence ATGAGGATGGAAACCTTAGATTTACAGAATTGCAGAGGAATCAGATGGCAAGTAATATTTTCCTTCTTATTTTCATGGCTTTGCCATTCAATATCTGGTCATATTCATTATTCCATTGATGAAGAAATGAGAAAAAACTCTGTTATAGGAAATATTGCAAAAGACCTTGGATTGGATGTTAAGCAATTTAAGTTTCACAGATTTCGTATTATTTCACGTATTTCAGAGAAATATTTTTCTGTAAATTTAGATAATGGAAATTTGTATGTTAAAGACAGGATAGATAGAGAAACACTGTGTGGGGCAGAAGCTCCCTGCTTACTAACCTTTGATGCAGTTGTGGAAAATCCTTTAAATGTTTCAAGAGTCAGCATAGAAATTCTGGACATTAATGACAATACTCCAAGATTTTTTAATGATATTGCTACTTTAAAAATTATTGAAACAATTTCAGTAGGAGCACGATTTGTTTTACAAAATGCAGAAGATCCAGACATTGGCATTAATTCTATACAGACTTACAAGCTCAGTGATAATCAGCATTTTACACTGAGTGAAAAAAACAGAACTAATGGCAGTAAATTTCCAGAACTTGTTTTAGAGAAACCTTTAGACCGAGAGACACAAAACATTCATGAATTAATTCTAACAGCAGTGGATGGTGGGAATCCCATAAGATCAGGCACTTCTTTAATAAAGATCATTACTACTGATGTAAATGATAATTTTCCTACATTTACGCAAGAGGAATATAAAGTAAGCATACGAGAAAACATTCCAATAAATTCTAGTGTTTTCTCTGTAAGTGCAACTGATAAAGATGAAGGATCTAATGCAGAGATTGCATATTCCTTTACTAAAAGTACAGGAAATGTGCACAATGCAGATACATTTATTATCAACTCTACAACTGGAGAAATAAAAACTAGTAAGAACTTGGATTTTGAGATCATGAGAAATTATGAAATGTCTGTGCAAGCAAAGGATGGAGGTGACCTAGTTACCCATTGCAAAGTATTGATTGAGATTTTAGATGAAAATGACAATGCGCCAGAAATAACAATTGCATCATTATCTACACCTATTCCTGAGGATTCTGCTCCTGGTACAATGATAGCGCTGCTTGAAGTCCATGACCAAGATGCAGGAGAAAATGGATTAGTTGACTGTCAAATAATGGAAAGGGTTCCCTTTAAACTAATGTTATCATCAGATAATTATTATAGAATTGTGACAACAAGTGCTATGGACAGAGAGAAAGTATCACGTTATAACATCACAATTACTGCTTCAGACAGAGGATCAACTCCACTTTCCACTAAGAAAACCATCAGATTGGATATATCGGATGTTAAGGACAATCCACCTTTATTTACTCAATCTACTTATTTAGCCTATGTTCCAGAAAATAACCTGCCAGGAGCTTCAATATATTGTATACATGCATCAGATCTTGATTCTGGTGACAATGCCAAAGTTATTTATACAATGCCCAGCGCTAACAGAGATGATTTTGCAGTATCCTCCTATTTTTCTATAAATATAGAGAGTGGGGTTCTCTATGCTCAGCGATCATTTGACTATGAGCAGCATAAAGAATTTGTTATTCAAATTACTGCTAAAGACAAAGGATTCCCATCTCTGAGTAGCAATTCAACATTAATCATCCATATCATGGATCAAAATGACAATGCACCTAAAATTCTGTACCCATCAACAGAAAGCGGTGGCTCATCATCATTTGAGATGGTGCCTTTAACGACTGAAGAAGAAGTTTTGATTACTAAGGTAATTGCAGTGGATGCTGACTCTGGGCATAATGCTTGGCTATCTTATCATTTCATACAAATATCAGAACCATTTCCTTTTACCATTAGTCAGCGCACAGGAGAAATAAGGACTATAAGGCCCCTTAGCGAGAAGGATGTTTGGAAACATAAGGTTGTGGTTATGGTTAAAGATAATGGAAGCCCTTCTCTCTCGACGACTGTTACAGTAAGCTTTATTGCTGCGGATAATTTTCAACAAATGCTCCCCAAACTCAATAATCCATTTAGCAATGATGAGCCCAAATCT